The following proteins are encoded in a genomic region of Brachionichthys hirsutus isolate HB-005 chromosome 14, CSIRO-AGI_Bhir_v1, whole genome shotgun sequence:
- the gcm2 gene encoding chorion-specific transcription factor GCMb, with amino-acid sequence MSRAEEADCVCSVGMKFTWDINDPKLPQDTKQFDPFQEWTDGYFRFIYSAEDKNAQRHLSGWAMRNTNNHNCQILKKSCLGVVVCSRGCTLPDGSRLQLRPAICDKARQKQQKKLCPTCSSSLELLPCRGHSGYPVTNFWRVDGKAIFFQAKGVHDHPRPESKSETEARRSSVKRRVGSPPFTPKRRLMETQALGPALLSCVDPSDRISFIEPNFPQHYPAFQSPEPYYNPHNALGDAPSALQKPANPRLYMGRPGYEFQGYLTSPSYPVTSDLCDPRVAPVLGSSSSSTSSSAPLSSSFDSQTKPSTGWKDLLKSSAPYSDNHHYYSTEYPCRYPSNAPVSPAALQTIITTTTKVSYQPCPKPPAGLPSYQSGPKPPAGLPAYQPCARSPKPQGLPGCSSVMDDGSPSSYSTEVKVMEETGGVIKSLSFQPEPLQTKAERADGYDYRYAYPNTYRYDDY; translated from the exons ATGTCCCGGGCGGAGGAGGCAGACTGCGTGTGTTCCGTCGGGATGAAGTTCACGTGGGACATCAATGACCCCAAACTGCCGCAG gacacCAAGCAGTTCGACCCCTTCCAGGAGTGGACAGACGGTTACTTTCGCTTCATTTACAGCG CTGAAGATAAGAACGCGCAGCGACACCTTTCCGGCTGGGCGATGAGGAACACCAACAACCACAACTGTCAGATCCTGAAGAAGTCGTGTCTGGGGGTGGTGGTCTGCTCCCGAGGCTGCACGCTACCCGACGGGTCCAGACTGCAGCTCCGCCCCGCCATCTGCGACAAGGCCCGGCAGAAACAGCAGA AGAAGCTGTGTccgacctgcagctccagcctgGAGCTGCTTCCGTGTCGCGGTCACAGCGGGTACCCCGTCACCAACTTCTGGAGGGTCGATGGGAAGGCCATCTTCTTCCAG GCTAAAGGGGTCCATGATCATCCCAGACCGGAGTCCAAGTCCGAGACGGAGGCCAGGAGGAGTTCAGTGAAGAGACGAGTCGGCTCGCCGCCGTTCACCCCCAAGAGGCGACTCATGGAAACGCAG GCTTTAGGCCCCGCCCTCCTCTCCTGCGTCGATCCGTCAGACAGAATCTCCTTCATCGAGCCAAACTTCCCGCAGCATTACCCAGCATTCCAGAGCCCAGAGCCTTACTACAACCCCCATAATGCTCTAGGAGACGCCCCGTCTGCACTTCAGAAACCAGCCAATCCCAGGCTTTATATGGGCCGGCCCGGCTACGAGTTCCAAGGATACCTGACCTCCCCATCGTATCCCGTGACCTCCGACCTTTGTGACCCCAG GGTGGCTCCGGTCCtgggctcctcctcttcctccacgtcATCTTCGGCTCCTCTCTCTTCGTCCTTCGACTCCCAGACGAAGCCTTCTACAGGCTGGAAGGACCTCCTGAAGAGCTCCGCCCCTTACAGTGACAACCACCATTACTACAGCACGGAGTACCCCTGCCGGTACCCCAGCAACGCCCCGGTGTCCCCAGCAGCGCTACAGACCATCATCACCACGACGACCAAG gtctCCTACCAGCCCTGTCCGAAGCCTCCTGCTGGACTCCCGTCCTACCAATCCGGGCCTAAACCCCCTGCTGGACTCCCGGCCTACCAGCCCTGCGCTCGCTCCCCCAAACCTCAGGGCCTCCCCGGCTGCTCCTCCGTGATGGATGACGGCTCCCCCTCGTCCTACTCCACAGAGGTGAAGGTGATGGAGGAGACGGGCGGAGTCATTAAGTCTTTGTCCTTTCAGCCCGAACCCCTGCAAACCAAAGCGGAGCGAGCCGACGGCTACGACTACCGCTACGCCTACCCCAACACGTACCGCTACGATGACTACTga